Proteins encoded in a region of the Saccharothrix ecbatanensis genome:
- the paaC gene encoding 1,2-phenylacetyl-CoA epoxidase subunit PaaC codes for MSFDNAYESLIDHEDTHWAFGTGFTEALAGVDRDVPDVDRADLAAYCLMLGDDALILSHRLAEWCSRAPELEEDVALANIALDLLGQARLLLTRAGEVEGGGRDEDALAFLRDERDLLNVHLAEIECGPFAGGDFATTMARLLVFSSWKIAQYSRLRGSADPVLAAVAAKGLKELAYHRDHAAQWVVRLGDGTDESHKRMQAGLERVWPFLDELFAPSPVETRLAGVAVDPAELRSEVDGVLDTVLSAAGLTRPADVPAARVNGRAGRDGVHTEAFGYLLAEMQHLHRSLPGAKW; via the coding sequence ATGAGCTTCGACAATGCCTACGAGTCCTTGATCGACCACGAGGACACGCACTGGGCGTTCGGCACCGGGTTCACCGAGGCGTTGGCCGGGGTCGACCGGGACGTGCCGGACGTCGACCGCGCCGACCTCGCGGCGTACTGCCTGATGCTCGGCGACGACGCGCTGATCCTGTCCCACCGGCTGGCCGAGTGGTGTTCCCGCGCGCCGGAGCTGGAGGAGGACGTCGCGCTGGCCAACATCGCGCTGGATCTGCTCGGCCAGGCCCGGTTGCTGCTGACCAGGGCCGGTGAGGTCGAGGGCGGGGGTCGGGACGAGGACGCGCTGGCGTTCCTGCGCGACGAGCGCGACCTCCTGAACGTGCACCTGGCGGAGATCGAGTGCGGTCCGTTCGCCGGTGGTGACTTCGCCACGACCATGGCCCGGCTGCTGGTGTTCTCGTCGTGGAAGATCGCGCAGTACTCGCGGCTGCGGGGCAGCGCGGACCCGGTGTTGGCGGCGGTGGCGGCCAAGGGGTTGAAGGAACTGGCCTACCACCGTGACCACGCGGCCCAGTGGGTCGTGCGGCTGGGTGACGGCACGGACGAGTCGCACAAGCGGATGCAGGCGGGGCTTGAGCGGGTGTGGCCGTTCCTGGACGAGCTGTTCGCGCCGTCTCCGGTGGAGACGCGGTTGGCCGGTGTCGCGGTGGACCCGGCCGAGCTGCGGTCCGAAGTGGACGGTGTGCTGGACACCGTGCTGTCGGCGGCCGGGCTGACGCGTCCGGCGGACGTGCCCGCGGCGCGGGTCAACGGGCGGGCCGGGCGCGACGGCGTGCACACCGAGGCGTTCGGCTACCTGCTGGCCGAGATGCAGCACCTGCACCGGTCGTTGCCGGGGGCGAAATGGTAA
- the paaB gene encoding 1,2-phenylacetyl-CoA epoxidase subunit PaaB, producing MSSSWPLWEVFVRGKRGLNHVHVGSLHAPDAEMAVRNARDVYTRRNEGVSIWVVPAVAITASSPDEKDPFFEPSGDKVYRHPTFYEIPEDVPHL from the coding sequence ATGAGCTCGTCTTGGCCTCTGTGGGAAGTGTTCGTGCGCGGCAAGCGCGGGTTGAACCACGTGCACGTCGGGTCGCTGCACGCGCCGGACGCCGAGATGGCCGTCCGCAACGCGCGTGACGTCTACACCCGGCGCAACGAGGGCGTGTCGATCTGGGTGGTGCCGGCGGTGGCGATCACCGCGTCGTCGCCGGACGAGAAGGACCCGTTCTTCGAGCCCAGCGGGGACAAGGTCTACCGGCACCCCACGTTCTACGAGATCCCCGAGGACGTGCCGCACCTATGA
- the paaA gene encoding 1,2-phenylacetyl-CoA epoxidase subunit PaaA, with product MDLEAQFERTVAAEQRVEPRDWMPDGYRRTLVRQIAQHAHSEIIGMQPEGNWISRAPSLRRKAILLAKVQDEAGHGLYLYAATETLGADRDDLTGMLISGRQKYSSIFNYPTLSYADVGVIGWLVDGAAICNQVPLCRTSYGPYARAMIRICKEESFHQRQGYELLMTMMAGTDAQRAMVQESVDRWWWPSLMMFGPPDAESSNTEQSMKWRIKRNTNDELRQKFVDMSVPQAEKLGVTLPDPELKWNAERGHHDFGQPDWDEFWQVVGGNGPTNAQRIAHRRKAHEDGEWVRAAAAAHASRRVEREGVA from the coding sequence CGGCCGAGCAGCGCGTCGAGCCGCGTGACTGGATGCCCGACGGCTACCGCCGCACGCTGGTCAGGCAGATCGCGCAGCACGCGCACTCCGAGATCATCGGCATGCAGCCGGAGGGCAACTGGATCAGCCGCGCGCCGTCGCTGCGCCGCAAGGCGATCCTGCTGGCCAAGGTCCAGGACGAGGCCGGGCACGGCCTGTACCTTTACGCCGCGACCGAGACGCTGGGCGCGGACCGGGACGACCTGACCGGGATGCTCATCTCTGGTCGGCAGAAGTACTCCTCGATCTTCAACTACCCGACGTTGTCCTACGCCGACGTCGGTGTGATCGGCTGGCTGGTGGACGGCGCCGCGATCTGCAACCAGGTGCCGTTGTGCCGCACGTCCTACGGGCCGTACGCGCGGGCGATGATCCGGATCTGCAAGGAGGAGTCCTTCCATCAGCGGCAGGGCTACGAACTGCTGATGACGATGATGGCCGGTACCGACGCCCAGCGCGCGATGGTGCAGGAGTCGGTGGACCGCTGGTGGTGGCCGTCGCTGATGATGTTCGGCCCGCCGGACGCCGAGTCGTCCAACACCGAGCAGTCGATGAAGTGGCGCATCAAGCGCAACACCAACGACGAGCTGCGGCAGAAGTTCGTGGACATGTCCGTGCCGCAGGCGGAGAAGCTGGGCGTGACGCTGCCCGACCCCGAGCTGAAGTGGAACGCCGAACGCGGGCACCACGACTTCGGGCAGCCCGACTGGGACGAGTTCTGGCAGGTCGTCGGGGGTAACGGGCCGACGAACGCGCAGCGCATCGCGCACCGGCGCAAGGCGCACGAGGACGGCGAATGGGTCCGTGCGGCCGCTGCGGCGCACGCCTCCCGTCGTGTTGAGCGGGAAGGTGTGGCATGA